From Etheostoma cragini isolate CJK2018 chromosome 14, CSU_Ecrag_1.0, whole genome shotgun sequence, the proteins below share one genomic window:
- the tert gene encoding telomerase reverse transcriptase isoform X1, with amino-acid sequence MSATDMNHTLDILRSLYLHIRTLEEFAGSIVFREGQRAVLIEESDTNRFKSFVRGVFVCFDKELQQVPSCNQICTLPELLAFILNTLKRKRKKNILAHGYNFLSLAQEERDADHFKFQGDVTQSAAYIHGSDLWKKVTMRLGTDLTRYLLESCSVFVAVPPSCAFQVCGAPVYDRISMTTSSTGLYVQPRSKTHHGAHFRRNRGAVTLKRRQKVENPTITKTRNRRDVRVKEGKRKRETVLKDEEEIMTRLGKRRRVGQQEPTHEMQHVCYETVEEGQPMSVDQTLSKKSLENGTTGSKQPVEIQTSIIPLEGGPSWRSGIFPPLPPSQCFIRTLGFLYGGKGMRGFLLNRKKKSADGCRRLQGQDLVRTVFFEGLGYLNGLERKPKKLPRRFFKMVPLFSHLLRQHRRCPYSKILQRMCPVGQERGADQGELSSLLPQHCAPHRVYLFVRECLSTVIPQELWGSDRNRLLFFYRVKGFLRSGKFERLSLAELMWKMNVNDCDWLKISKTGRYPPSELSHRTRILGQFLAWLLDGYVVGLVRACFYVTESVGQKNVVRFYRQEVWAKLQEIAFRGHLSKGQMEELTPAQVASLPKDTVISRLRFIPKTDSMRPITRIVGADAKTRLYQGHVRDLLDTLRACVRSTPSLLGSTVWGMTDIHKVLRSQAPAQKDKLQPLYFVKVDVSGAYESLPHDRLIEVIGQALSPVQEELFTIRRYAKVWADSHEGLKKSFLRQADLLEDNMGSTNMKGFVTSLQKRGKVHHAILVEQHFCSDLYGREALQFFTQMLTGSVVQFGKKTYRQCRGIPQGSVVSSLLCCLCYGHMENVLFKDITAKKGCMMRLVDDFLLITPDLQEAQHFLKTLLAGVPQYGLVVNPHKVAVNFQVSGNMGSCPGIRVLSPHCLFPWCGLLLDTHSLDVYKDYSSYAGLSLRYSLTLGSIHSAGWQMRRKLMAILRLKCHPLFLDLKTNSLEAVYKNIYKLVLLHACRFHVCAQSLPFGQTVAKNPLYFLQMILNMAEYANQLIRHSNKGMILGSKAMTGIMQYEAVELLFCLSFLLVLSQHRPLYKDLLPYLHKRKRSLERCLGDLRLARVRQATNPRTPVDFLAILM; translated from the exons ATGTCTGCGACTGATATGAACCATACGCTCGACATTCTAAGGTCACTGTATCTGCACATACGGACTCTGGAGGAATTTGCGGGCAGCATCGTGTtcagagaaggacagagagcagTGCTCATTGAAGAGTCCGACACAAACCGCTTCAAATCCTTCGTCCGGGGTGTTTTTGTATGCTTTGACAAGGAACTACAGCAAGTGCCAAGCTGCAACCAG aTCTGCACTCTACCTGAACTGCTGGCCTTTATCCTTAACactctaaaaagaaaaagaaaaaagaacatcttGGCACACGGCTACAATTTTCTGTCCCTTGCTCAGGAGGAGCGGGATGCAGACCACTTCAAATTCCAAGGAGATGTAACTCAAAGTGCTGCCTACATCCATGGCAGTGACCTGTGGAAGAAAGTCACAATGCGCCTTGGCACAGACCTCACAAGGTACCTGCTGGAGAGCTGCTCTGTGTTTGTGGCAGTCCCTCCTTCATGTGCTTTCCAGGTGTGTGGCGCTCCTGTCTACGACAGGATATCTATGACTACTTCCTCCACTGGACTTTATGTCCAGCCTCGGTCTAAGACACATCACGGTGCTCATTTCAGAAGAAATCGAGGTGCAGTGACCttgaaaagaagacagaaagtTGAGAATCCTACTATTACCAAGACAAGAAACAGAAGGGATGTAAGAGtgaaagaggggaaaagaaaaagagaaactgttCTGAAGGATGAGGAGGAAATTATGACTCGTTTAGGAAAGAGAAGACGGGTAGGACAGCAAGAGCCCACACATGAAATGCAACATGTTTGCTATGAAACAGTGGAGGAAGGGCAGCCCATGTCTGTGGATCAAACACTATCTAAAAAGTCTTTGGAAAATGGCACTACTGGTTCCAAACAGCCTgttgaaatacaaacaagcatAATTCCCTTGGAGGGAGGACCCAGCTGGAGATCAGGGATTTTCCCCCCTTTGCCTCCCTCCCAATGCTTTATCCGCACACTGGGATTCCTGTATGGGGGAAAGGGCATGCGTGGCTTTCTTCtcaacaggaagaaaaagagtGCCGATGGGTGCAGAAGGCTACAAGGGCAAGATTTAGTACGAACAGTCTTCTTTGAGGGATTGGGGTATCTAAACGGGCTGGAGAGGAAGCCAAAGAAACTCCCTCGGCGCTTCTTTAAAATGGTCCCCCTGTTCAGTCATCTTTTGCGTCAACACAGGAGATGTCCCTACAGCAAAATACTGCAGAGGATGTGCCCAGTGGGGCAGGAGAGAGGTGCAGATCAAGGGGAATTAAGCTCCCTCTTGCCTCAACACTGTGCACCTCACCGGGTCTACCTTTTCGTGAGGGAATGCCTTTCCACTGTGATCCCTCAGGAGCTATGGGGATCCGACCGCAACcgacttcttttcttttacagggTCAAGGGATTCTTGCGCAGTGGGAAGTTTGAGAGGCTTTCACTGGCGGAACTGATGTGGAAGATGAATGTGAatgactgtgattggctgaagaTCAGTAAAACAG GCAGGTATCCTCCCAGTGAGCTCTCACACCGGACACGGATCCTGGGTCAGTTCCTGGCTTGGCTTCTGGACGGCTATGTTGTAGGACTGGTTCGAGCCTGTTTCTATGTCACTGAGAGTGTGGGCCAGAAGAACGTTGTCAGGTTCTACAGACAGGAAGTCTGGGCAAAACTGCAGGAGATAGCCTTCAG aGGTCACCTCTCCAAAGGCCAGATGGAGGAATTGACTCCGGCTCAGGTGGCATCCCTCCCCAAAGACACCGTGATCTCGCGCCTTCGCTTCATTCCCAAGACTGATAGCATGAGGCCTATCACACGCATTGTAGGAGCAGATGCCAAAACGAGG CTCTACCAAGGGCATGTTCGGGACTTGCTGGACACTCTGCGGGCCTGTGTGCGCTCCACTCCATCCCTCCTGGGCTCCACAGTGTGGGGGATGACAGATATCCACAAGGTGTTGCGCTCCCAAGCTCCAGCCCAGAAGGACAAGCTACAACCCCTCTACTTTGTTAAG GTGGATGTGAGTGGAGCCTATGAGAGTCTGCCTCATGACAGACTCATTGAAGTGATTGGCCAGGCTCTGTCACCTGTCCAGGAAGAACTCTTTACCATCCGCCGCTATGCCAAAGTCTGGGCTGATTCTCACGAGGGCCTCAAAAAGTCCTTTTTGAGACAG GCAGATTTACTGGAGGATAACATGGGATCCACCAACATGAAAGGCTTTGTGACATCACttcagaaaagaggaaaagttcATCACGCCATACTAGTAGAGCAG CATTTCTGCTCAGATCTTTATGGCAGAGAGGCGTTGCAGTTCTTCACCCAAATGCTTACTGGCAGCGTTGTGCAGTTTGGCAAGAA AACATATCGTCAGTGCCGAGGTATTCCTCAGGGATCGGTTGTGTCCAGtctgctctgctgtctctgCTACGGTCACATGGAGAATGTCCTGTTCAAAGACATAACTGCAAAGAAAGG ATGTATGATGAGACTGGTGGATGACTTCCTTTTGATCACCCCAGACTTACAAGAAGCACAACACTTTCTCAA GACCCTGCTGGCCGGGGTACCACAGTATGGCTTGGTGGTCAACCCGCATAAGGTGGCGGTCAACTTTCAGGTGTCTGGAAACATGGGCTCCTGCCCCGGCATTCGAGTGCTGTCCCCTCACTGCCTCTTTCCCTGGTGTGGACTGTTGCTGGACACGCACTCACTAGACGTCTACAAAGACTATTCTAG CTATGCAGGCCTATCTTTGCGCTACAGCCTGACTTTGGGCTCGATCCATTCAGCTGGATGGCAAATGAGGAGGAAACTGATGGCTATCCTCAGACTCAAGTGCCATCCCTTGTTCTTGGACCTGAAG ACCAATTCTCTTGAGGCAGTCTACAAAAACATCTACAAGCTGGTGCTGCTTCATGCTTGCAG gTTCCATGTGTGTGCCCAGAGTTTGCCCTTTGGTCAGACAGTTGCTAAGAACCCCCTCTACTTTCTGCAGATGATATTGAATATGGCCGAATACGCCAATCAGCTCATCAGGCACAGCAACAAAG GAATGATTTTGGGCAGTAAGGCCATGACTGGCATCATGCAGTATGAAGCAGTGGAgctgcttttctgtctttccttcttgCTAGTGCTGTCACAACACCGTCCTCTCTACAAGGATCTGCTCCCATACCTGCACAAGC GGAAGCGCAGTCTGGAGCGATGTCTGGGGGATCTGAGGCTGGCCAGGGTTCGACAAGCCACTAACCCCAGGACACCAGTCGACTTCCTGGCCATCCTGATGTAG
- the tert gene encoding telomerase reverse transcriptase isoform X3 translates to MSATDMNHTLDILRSLYLHIRTLEEFAGSIVFREGQRAVLIEESDTNRFKSFVRGVFVCFDKELQQVPSCNQICTLPELLAFILNTLKRKRKKNILAHGYNFLSLAQEERDADHFKFQGDVTQSAAYIHGSDLWKKVTMRLGTDLTRYLLESCSVFVAVPPSCAFQVCGAPVYDRISMTTSSTGLYVQPRSKTHHGAHFRRNRGAVTLKRRQKVENPTITKTRNRRDVRVKEGKRKRETVLKDEEEIMTRLGKRRRVGQQEPTHEMQHVCYETVEEGQPMSVDQTLSKKSLENGTTGSKQPVEIQTSIIPLEGGPSWRSGIFPPLPPSQCFIRTLGFLYGGKGMRGFLLNRKKKSADGCRRLQGQDLVRTVFFEGLGYLNGLERKPKKLPRRFFKMVPLFSHLLRQHRRCPYSKILQRMCPVGQERGADQGELSSLLPQHCAPHRVYLFVRECLSTVIPQELWGSDRNRLLFFYRVKGFLRSGKFERLSLAELMWKMNVNDCDWLKISKTGRYPPSELSHRTRILGQFLAWLLDGYVVGLVRACFYVTESVGQKNVVRFYRQEVWAKLQEIAFRGHLSKGQMEELTPAQVASLPKDTVISRLRFIPKTDSMRPITRIVGADAKTRLYQGHVRDLLDTLRACVRSTPSLLGSTVWGMTDIHKVLRSQAPAQKDKLQPLYFVKVDVSGAYESLPHDRLIEVIGQALSPVQEELFTIRRYAKVWADSHEGLKKSFLRQADLLEDNMGSTNMKGFVTSLQKRGKVHHAILVEQHFCSDLYGREALQFFTQMLTGSVVQFGKKTYRQCRGIPQGSVVSSLLCCLCYGHMENVLFKDITAKKGCMMRLVDDFLLITPDLQEAQHFLKTLLAGVPQYGLVVNPHKVAVNFQVSGNMGSCPGIRVLSPHCLFPWCGLLLDTHSLDVYKDYSSYAGLSLRYSLTLGSIHSAGWQMRRKLMAILRLKCHPLFLDLKTNSLEAVYKNIYKLVLLHACRFHVCAQSLPFGQTVAKNPLYFLQMILNMAEYANQLIRHSNKGMILGSKAMTGIMQYEAVELLFCLSFLLVLSQHRPLYKDLLPYLHKRKRSLERCLGDLRLARVRQDPRRLFWQSRRRP, encoded by the exons ATGTCTGCGACTGATATGAACCATACGCTCGACATTCTAAGGTCACTGTATCTGCACATACGGACTCTGGAGGAATTTGCGGGCAGCATCGTGTtcagagaaggacagagagcagTGCTCATTGAAGAGTCCGACACAAACCGCTTCAAATCCTTCGTCCGGGGTGTTTTTGTATGCTTTGACAAGGAACTACAGCAAGTGCCAAGCTGCAACCAG aTCTGCACTCTACCTGAACTGCTGGCCTTTATCCTTAACactctaaaaagaaaaagaaaaaagaacatcttGGCACACGGCTACAATTTTCTGTCCCTTGCTCAGGAGGAGCGGGATGCAGACCACTTCAAATTCCAAGGAGATGTAACTCAAAGTGCTGCCTACATCCATGGCAGTGACCTGTGGAAGAAAGTCACAATGCGCCTTGGCACAGACCTCACAAGGTACCTGCTGGAGAGCTGCTCTGTGTTTGTGGCAGTCCCTCCTTCATGTGCTTTCCAGGTGTGTGGCGCTCCTGTCTACGACAGGATATCTATGACTACTTCCTCCACTGGACTTTATGTCCAGCCTCGGTCTAAGACACATCACGGTGCTCATTTCAGAAGAAATCGAGGTGCAGTGACCttgaaaagaagacagaaagtTGAGAATCCTACTATTACCAAGACAAGAAACAGAAGGGATGTAAGAGtgaaagaggggaaaagaaaaagagaaactgttCTGAAGGATGAGGAGGAAATTATGACTCGTTTAGGAAAGAGAAGACGGGTAGGACAGCAAGAGCCCACACATGAAATGCAACATGTTTGCTATGAAACAGTGGAGGAAGGGCAGCCCATGTCTGTGGATCAAACACTATCTAAAAAGTCTTTGGAAAATGGCACTACTGGTTCCAAACAGCCTgttgaaatacaaacaagcatAATTCCCTTGGAGGGAGGACCCAGCTGGAGATCAGGGATTTTCCCCCCTTTGCCTCCCTCCCAATGCTTTATCCGCACACTGGGATTCCTGTATGGGGGAAAGGGCATGCGTGGCTTTCTTCtcaacaggaagaaaaagagtGCCGATGGGTGCAGAAGGCTACAAGGGCAAGATTTAGTACGAACAGTCTTCTTTGAGGGATTGGGGTATCTAAACGGGCTGGAGAGGAAGCCAAAGAAACTCCCTCGGCGCTTCTTTAAAATGGTCCCCCTGTTCAGTCATCTTTTGCGTCAACACAGGAGATGTCCCTACAGCAAAATACTGCAGAGGATGTGCCCAGTGGGGCAGGAGAGAGGTGCAGATCAAGGGGAATTAAGCTCCCTCTTGCCTCAACACTGTGCACCTCACCGGGTCTACCTTTTCGTGAGGGAATGCCTTTCCACTGTGATCCCTCAGGAGCTATGGGGATCCGACCGCAACcgacttcttttcttttacagggTCAAGGGATTCTTGCGCAGTGGGAAGTTTGAGAGGCTTTCACTGGCGGAACTGATGTGGAAGATGAATGTGAatgactgtgattggctgaagaTCAGTAAAACAG GCAGGTATCCTCCCAGTGAGCTCTCACACCGGACACGGATCCTGGGTCAGTTCCTGGCTTGGCTTCTGGACGGCTATGTTGTAGGACTGGTTCGAGCCTGTTTCTATGTCACTGAGAGTGTGGGCCAGAAGAACGTTGTCAGGTTCTACAGACAGGAAGTCTGGGCAAAACTGCAGGAGATAGCCTTCAG aGGTCACCTCTCCAAAGGCCAGATGGAGGAATTGACTCCGGCTCAGGTGGCATCCCTCCCCAAAGACACCGTGATCTCGCGCCTTCGCTTCATTCCCAAGACTGATAGCATGAGGCCTATCACACGCATTGTAGGAGCAGATGCCAAAACGAGG CTCTACCAAGGGCATGTTCGGGACTTGCTGGACACTCTGCGGGCCTGTGTGCGCTCCACTCCATCCCTCCTGGGCTCCACAGTGTGGGGGATGACAGATATCCACAAGGTGTTGCGCTCCCAAGCTCCAGCCCAGAAGGACAAGCTACAACCCCTCTACTTTGTTAAG GTGGATGTGAGTGGAGCCTATGAGAGTCTGCCTCATGACAGACTCATTGAAGTGATTGGCCAGGCTCTGTCACCTGTCCAGGAAGAACTCTTTACCATCCGCCGCTATGCCAAAGTCTGGGCTGATTCTCACGAGGGCCTCAAAAAGTCCTTTTTGAGACAG GCAGATTTACTGGAGGATAACATGGGATCCACCAACATGAAAGGCTTTGTGACATCACttcagaaaagaggaaaagttcATCACGCCATACTAGTAGAGCAG CATTTCTGCTCAGATCTTTATGGCAGAGAGGCGTTGCAGTTCTTCACCCAAATGCTTACTGGCAGCGTTGTGCAGTTTGGCAAGAA AACATATCGTCAGTGCCGAGGTATTCCTCAGGGATCGGTTGTGTCCAGtctgctctgctgtctctgCTACGGTCACATGGAGAATGTCCTGTTCAAAGACATAACTGCAAAGAAAGG ATGTATGATGAGACTGGTGGATGACTTCCTTTTGATCACCCCAGACTTACAAGAAGCACAACACTTTCTCAA GACCCTGCTGGCCGGGGTACCACAGTATGGCTTGGTGGTCAACCCGCATAAGGTGGCGGTCAACTTTCAGGTGTCTGGAAACATGGGCTCCTGCCCCGGCATTCGAGTGCTGTCCCCTCACTGCCTCTTTCCCTGGTGTGGACTGTTGCTGGACACGCACTCACTAGACGTCTACAAAGACTATTCTAG CTATGCAGGCCTATCTTTGCGCTACAGCCTGACTTTGGGCTCGATCCATTCAGCTGGATGGCAAATGAGGAGGAAACTGATGGCTATCCTCAGACTCAAGTGCCATCCCTTGTTCTTGGACCTGAAG ACCAATTCTCTTGAGGCAGTCTACAAAAACATCTACAAGCTGGTGCTGCTTCATGCTTGCAG gTTCCATGTGTGTGCCCAGAGTTTGCCCTTTGGTCAGACAGTTGCTAAGAACCCCCTCTACTTTCTGCAGATGATATTGAATATGGCCGAATACGCCAATCAGCTCATCAGGCACAGCAACAAAG GAATGATTTTGGGCAGTAAGGCCATGACTGGCATCATGCAGTATGAAGCAGTGGAgctgcttttctgtctttccttcttgCTAGTGCTGTCACAACACCGTCCTCTCTACAAGGATCTGCTCCCATACCTGCACAAGC GGAAGCGCAGTCTGGAGCGATGTCTGGGGGATCTGAGGCTGGCCAGGGTTCGACAA
- the tert gene encoding telomerase reverse transcriptase isoform X2 produces MSATDMNHTLDILRSLYLHIRTLEEFAGSIVFREGQRAVLIEESDTNRFKSFVRGVFVCFDKELQQVPSCNQICTLPELLAFILNTLKRKRKKNILAHGYNFLSLAQEERDADHFKFQGDVTQSAAYIHGSDLWKKVTMRLGTDLTRYLLESCSVFVAVPPSCAFQVCGAPVYDRISMTTSSTGLYVQPRSKTHHGAHFRRNRGAVTLKRRQKVENPTITKTRNRRDVRVKEGKRKRETVLKDEEEIMTRLGKRRRVGQQEPTHEMQHVCYETVEEGQPMSVDQTLSKKSLENGTTGSKQPVEIQTSIIPLEGGPSWRSGIFPPLPPSQCFIRTLGFLYGGKGMRGFLLNRKKKSADGCRRLQGQDLVRTVFFEGLGYLNGLERKPKKLPRRFFKMVPLFSHLLRQHRRCPYSKILQRMCPVGQERGADQGELSSLLPQHCAPHRVYLFVRECLSTVIPQELWGSDRNRLLFFYRVKGFLRSGKFERLSLAELMWKMNVNDCDWLKISKTGRYPPSELSHRTRILGQFLAWLLDGYVVGLVRACFYVTESVGQKNVVRFYRQEVWAKLQEIAFRGHLSKGQMEELTPAQVASLPKDTVISRLRFIPKTDSMRPITRIVGADAKTRLYQGHVRDLLDTLRACVRSTPSLLGSTVWGMTDIHKVLRSQAPAQKDKLQPLYFVKVDVSGAYESLPHDRLIEVIGQALSPVQEELFTIRRYAKVWADSHEGLKKSFLRQADLLEDNMGSTNMKGFVTSLQKRGKVHHAILVEQHFCSDLYGREALQFFTQMLTGSVVQFGKKTYRQCRGIPQGSVVSSLLCCLCYGHMENVLFKDITAKKGCMMRLVDDFLLITPDLQEAQHFLKTLLAGVPQYGLVVNPHKVAVNFQVSGNMGSCPGIRVLSPHCLFPWCGLLLDTHSLDVYKDYSSYAGLSLRYSLTLGSIHSAGWQMRRKLMAILRLKCHPLFLDLKTNSLEAVYKNIYKLVLLHACRFHVCAQSLPFGQTVAKNPLYFLQMILNMAEYANQLIRHSNKGMILGSKAMTGIMQYEAVELLFCLSFLLVLSQHRPLYKDLLPYLHKRKRSLERCLGDLRLARVRQATNPRTPVDFLAILM; encoded by the exons ATGTCTGCGACTGATATGAACCATACGCTCGACATTCTAAGGTCACTGTATCTGCACATACGGACTCTGGAGGAATTTGCGGGCAGCATCGTGTtcagagaaggacagagagcagTGCTCATTGAAGAGTCCGACACAAACCGCTTCAAATCCTTCGTCCGGGGTGTTTTTGTATGCTTTGACAAGGAACTACAGCAAGTGCCAAGCTGCAACCAG aTCTGCACTCTACCTGAACTGCTGGCCTTTATCCTTAACactctaaaaagaaaaagaaaaaagaacatcttGGCACACGGCTACAATTTTCTGTCCCTTGCTCAGGAGGAGCGGGATGCAGACCACTTCAAATTCCAAGGAGATGTAACTCAAAGTGCTGCCTACATCCATGGCAGTGACCTGTGGAAGAAAGTCACAATGCGCCTTGGCACAGACCTCACAAGGTACCTGCTGGAGAGCTGCTCTGTGTTTGTGGCAGTCCCTCCTTCATGTGCTTTCCAGGTGTGTGGCGCTCCTGTCTACGACAGGATATCTATGACTACTTCCTCCACTGGACTTTATGTCCAGCCTCGGTCTAAGACACATCACGGTGCTCATTTCAGAAGAAATCGAGGTGCAGTGACCttgaaaagaagacagaaagtTGAGAATCCTACTATTACCAAGACAAGAAACAGAAGGGATGTAAGAGtgaaagaggggaaaagaaaaagagaaactgttCTGAAGGATGAGGAGGAAATTATGACTCGTTTAGGAAAGAGAAGACGGGTAGGACAGCAAGAGCCCACACATGAAATGCAACATGTTTGCTATGAAACAGTGGAGGAAGGGCAGCCCATGTCTGTGGATCAAACACTATCTAAAAAGTCTTTGGAAAATGGCACTACTGGTTCCAAACAGCCTgttgaaatacaaacaagcatAATTCCCTTGGAGGGAGGACCCAGCTGGAGATCAGGGATTTTCCCCCCTTTGCCTCCCTCCCAATGCTTTATCCGCACACTGGGATTCCTGTATGGGGGAAAGGGCATGCGTGGCTTTCTTCtcaacaggaagaaaaagagtGCCGATGGGTGCAGAAGGCTACAAGGGCAAGATTTAGTACGAACAGTCTTCTTTGAGGGATTGGGGTATCTAAACGGGCTGGAGAGGAAGCCAAAGAAACTCCCTCGGCGCTTCTTTAAAATGGTCCCCCTGTTCAGTCATCTTTTGCGTCAACACAGGAGATGTCCCTACAGCAAAATACTGCAGAGGATGTGCCCAGTGGGGCAGGAGAGAGGTGCAGATCAAGGGGAATTAAGCTCCCTCTTGCCTCAACACTGTGCACCTCACCGGGTCTACCTTTTCGTGAGGGAATGCCTTTCCACTGTGATCCCTCAGGAGCTATGGGGATCCGACCGCAACcgacttcttttcttttacagggTCAAGGGATTCTTGCGCAGTGGGAAGTTTGAGAGGCTTTCACTGGCGGAACTGATGTGGAAGATGAATGTGAatgactgtgattggctgaagaTCAGTAAAACAG GCAGGTATCCTCCCAGTGAGCTCTCACACCGGACACGGATCCTGGGTCAGTTCCTGGCTTGGCTTCTGGACGGCTATGTTGTAGGACTGGTTCGAGCCTGTTTCTATGTCACTGAGAGTGTGGGCCAGAAGAACGTTGTCAGGTTCTACAGACAGGAAGTCTGGGCAAAACTGCAGGAGATAGCCTTCAG aGGTCACCTCTCCAAAGGCCAGATGGAGGAATTGACTCCGGCTCAGGTGGCATCCCTCCCCAAAGACACCGTGATCTCGCGCCTTCGCTTCATTCCCAAGACTGATAGCATGAGGCCTATCACACGCATTGTAGGAGCAGATGCCAAAACGAGG CTCTACCAAGGGCATGTTCGGGACTTGCTGGACACTCTGCGGGCCTGTGTGCGCTCCACTCCATCCCTCCTGGGCTCCACAGTGTGGGGGATGACAGATATCCACAAGGTGTTGCGCTCCCAAGCTCCAGCCCAGAAGGACAAGCTACAACCCCTCTACTTTGTTAAG GTGGATGTGAGTGGAGCCTATGAGAGTCTGCCTCATGACAGACTCATTGAAGTGATTGGCCAGGCTCTGTCACCTGTCCAGGAAGAACTCTTTACCATCCGCCGCTATGCCAAAGTCTGGGCTGATTCTCACGAGGGCCTCAAAAAGTCCTTTTTGAGACAG GCAGATTTACTGGAGGATAACATGGGATCCACCAACATGAAAGGCTTTGTGACATCACttcagaaaagaggaaaagttcATCACGCCATACTAGTAGAGCAG CATTTCTGCTCAGATCTTTATGGCAGAGAGGCGTTGCAGTTCTTCACCCAAATGCTTACTGGCAGCGTTGTGCAGTTTGGCAAGAA AACATATCGTCAGTGCCGAGGTATTCCTCAGGGATCGGTTGTGTCCAGtctgctctgctgtctctgCTACGGTCACATGGAGAATGTCCTGTTCAAAGACATAACTGCAAAGAAAGG ATGTATGATGAGACTGGTGGATGACTTCCTTTTGATCACCCCAGACTTACAAGAAGCACAACACTTTCTCAA GACCCTGCTGGCCGGGGTACCACAGTATGGCTTGGTGGTCAACCCGCATAAGGTGGCGGTCAACTTTCAGGTGTCTGGAAACATGGGCTCCTGCCCCGGCATTCGAGTGCTGTCCCCTCACTGCCTCTTTCCCTGGTGTGGACTGTTGCTGGACACGCACTCACTAGACGTCTACAAAGACTATTCTAG CTATGCAGGCCTATCTTTGCGCTACAGCCTGACTTTGGGCTCGATCCATTCAGCTGGATGGCAAATGAGGAGGAAACTGATGGCTATCCTCAGACTCAAGTGCCATCCCTTGTTCTTGGACCTGAAG ACCAATTCTCTTGAGGCAGTCTACAAAAACATCTACAAGCTGGTGCTGCTTCATGCTTGCAG gTTCCATGTGTGTGCCCAGAGTTTGCCCTTTGGTCAGACAGTTGCTAAGAACCCCCTCTACTTTCTGCAGATGATATTGAATATGGCCGAATACGCCAATCAGCTCATCAGGCACAGCAACAAAG GAATGATTTTGGGCAGTAAGGCCATGACTGGCATCATGCAGTATGAAGCAGTGGAgctgcttttctgtctttccttcttgCTAGTGCTGTCACAACACCGTCCTCTCTACAAGGATCTGCTCCCATACCTGCACAAGC GGAAGCGCAGTCTGGAGCGATGTCTGGGGGATCTGAGGCTGGCCAGGGTTCGACAAGCCACTAACCCCAGGACACCAGTCGACTTCCTGGCCATCCTGATG